The Fusarium oxysporum f. sp. lycopersici 4287 chromosome 6, whole genome shotgun sequence DNA segment tctgatcagatgctctatttctcgaccatatgccttCTTTAGtggcccaaagcacccgatatcaagaggctgaagtagatgagacgCATGAGCCGGAATACAGAGCGTGATGATATTATTCTCCTGGCAATATTTCTCAAAAGCGAcggagtggtgactttcgtggccatcaaggatcagaagacgataagaACCAACTGATCGGTCAGTTGTGCATCGGTtgaagtgctttagccactcaagacctAGTTCATTGtttgtccagccattttggctcgTTGCAATAACCCAGCCGTTTGGGAGGGTAGGTTCTTCATGccagttggcaaggtgatattggcccgcTCCAATGATAAACGGCTCGATCGCCCAGCCTTCCGCATTAATCGCTTGAATGACTGTAATCCATTCACGATTcccaggctgcactgattttggtcttccaagcctttctGAACCTGTGACGACCATGCCGCTTGAGATAAcacccatcataaagccagtctcatcaaagttccagatatcctCTGATTGGATACCATACTTCGCGATTGTGTTCTGTACGAGCTTAAACCAGTTTCGAATAATAGttggatcttcgcatttggccctctggtagtcatattTACGAAAGAAAtgcgtcttgagctctggttgtcgtttaacgaagttatgagcccagcgcttgccaacGGGTGGTGCCTTGCGGTCAGCGAGGagagaattggccatttcttcaataaAAGAATGTCGCGGAGGAAAccctcgcgaatctaggtcgaGAATAAAGTGAACTactatttcttcttctagattAGATAGTCTGCGTGATTTCTGGGTAGTATCGCGTCgtgattgaatgccattctgGCGGCGACGTAAGGTATTGCGAGGAACTTCATATGTATCTGCAGCGCGTCGGACACTTAGTttggggttattttgaagggcctgaagtgcaagaagcaTTCTAGCCTCAGTAGAAGAGTTCGGcatgcttggtggttgagaattatCTGATTAGATAGAAATGTTGCAaggtgagggatttttggccCACTTACTTGGATGgcccacttgcttatcatgtacgttataGAAGCAGCAACAGTATATAACAGCACAGAAAGGGCTAACACCATGGAATCGTCACCGATTGCCCCAACTACAGGGATACAACAATCGCCTTATGGGTTCATCCTGAGGCGCGACTACTAAGGGATTTCCCGGTGATCCGCCGGATCCGATGATCTGCCGGACTCACACCGATATTCACTCCCAACTTCAATATTTAATAACTCAACAACCATGGCAGCAATCGATAAAGCGCTCGAGTTTCTGAAAACCTCAGGATCTATTAACTATGCTGCTACCGCTAAAAAGTTCGAATGTGACGAGACTACCCTGCGCCGCCGCCATCAGGGCAAACAGAGGGCAAGACGCGATGCCCAGCGCTGCCctcaaatcaaacaaatcaaatCCGGGGTCATATTTGAGATATTTGATAACTCTCAAGACTGGATTTGTTGTTTGAATATTTATTCAAATATTTCAAATATTTCAAATCTGGCTCTCTATGCTTCCATGCTAACATCTCCAATCTCCCATTGGACCTCCTCCCCCCCACCTATTGTCGCCCCTAGCTTCACCGCACCATGTCTGACCCAGTTCTTAAGGCATTGTAACTTCTCCAGCGTTTCCGTCGTCATCGAAAGCCTCTGCGTCGTCAGCGTTAGCTTGGCTAGGCTGAACGACCTCTCGCAATCAGTCGCCATCGCCGGTATCGCGAGTATATCGAGAGCCAATTGGCTGATCATCGGGAATTGTCCCTGGTGAGCCATCCACCACTCGATTGGATCCTCAGTCTCTTGCGGCTCTAGCCGCAGATACCGCTCAAGCTCGCTTCCCATCACCGTGGTCTTCGCTGTCCTGCTTTTAATCCATTGCTTGAACACGCTAACTTCAGTTGTCGTCCTTGGTACGCTTAAGGATGTCGATGTGTCCATGATCATCTTCTGCTGCTCATCCACCGGCCGGTTGCAGTGGTACCAACGGTCCAAGTAGTCAGACAGTCCAATTTTGGCATCCCTCACCCACACAAGCTGCTCTTCCAACGCCCAGTTCACCTCCAGATAGTTCATGCCGAGTGATGGGTGGAGGATGATGGATGCAGCGAACAACGGTGAGTCTCCAAGCTTGGTGTAGTACTCGTTTAGTTTCTGCCAGGCAGTCATGATGGACAGTCTTAAATAGTGTCGGTGATCCTTTCCCATGTCATCGATTCCTAATGATCCTGATGGCTTGCCTGATCCATCATCGCATTGTCTCGAGCCACGATCTGACAAGGGGCCTTGCCTGGACTTTCGCGGATGGATATCCGTCTCGCAATCCCTAAATCGAGCAGGAAGCTGCCGGTTACGGTCTGGTCGCCCTCGAGCCAGCTCGGCCTACAAGTTGGTGTCCTGCCCCCCTGCCTCATCTGGGAACGGCATGATGGAACAGCTTCCGATCCTCTAGGTGTTCCAGCAAGTACTCCATACCCGTCATCACTTCCCAGAGCCGTCTGTTACCTCCTTCGCTGCCCCAGCCCTGCGTTCTCATAGTCTGTAGATAGAATGGCTCAAGAATAAGTTTGATTTCTGCCAACAGTCTCCAGTCATCTCCCTTCAGCATGTCGGCCTCCGGTAGCCATTTCTCCACTTCTGGGTGGACNNNNNNNNNNNNNNNNNNNNNNNNNNNNNNNNNNNNNNNNNNNNNNNNNNNNNNNNNNNNNNNNNNNNNNNNNNNNNNNNNNNNNNNNNNNNNNNNNNNNNNNNNNNNNNNNNNNNNNNNNNNNNNNNNNNNNNNNNNNNNNNNAGCGGGTATGCCGGCACTGGCTGAATGCTGGATGTAGTGTTTTTATTGTCTGTGCAGAACCCCATATCCTGTGTTTGAACTGGGATAGATGGATATGTATTATAACACTGCATCTGGGGCGGTGAGCAGGCTACAAGAGTGCtctgttgagaagcttgggTTTCTAGAGCAGGCCTTTTCGTGGCTTCGTCAATAGGTTGCTGCGTTCGTACtttctgttcttcttctccacgCCTCTGTGGCTCCACTCCCCCCCGTATCTCGTCCTTTTGCTGATCCCCCACCAGTTGTTGCTCCTGCACCTTATGCCTAGCGGCTGCCGTTGATGTGCTGATATCGACCGCGTCGCCGCGAATGGGTCTCTGTCGACACCCAGACATTGTAGTAAGTGCAGTCCGCAAAGTATAATGTGTACTCggaataaaaagaaaactaGCTCAGATGCTTGTGGCATTAAGGGAACTTGACCACTAATTGTGTACCTACAAGCTTTCTAATAAGAAAATTGGAATGGAGACAGCCCCTCAGGGTCCTCAGTCTGGCACATTTCCATTTATTAGGGTTCAAGCCGCCGAATCCTCTATACATCTGTCATGTATTTCACTCAGTAGGCGAGGTAGTTAACAAGGCTATGGCCCTCTAATCGTATTTCTACACCATGCGTCACGGACTTCGTCGTTTGTTATACAAAAGTTGGGACGTTTATCGAAAAGCTTACGTGAAGACGTATCTTCTCTTGAGTCCTCAGTAAAGTGTAACTAAGCAATGACTCTCCTGCCTGTTAATATCGGAAACGCTACGCAACCATATGATGCAGGGATTCTTCTTGCAGTGCACTCTGCTAATAGATGCATTTAAGTGAGACCGCGATGATGAGGTGGCTTTTAGAGTCTCGGTCACTACGCGTATCACACAACTAGTCTAATTTTAGGAGGTCTCTATTCAAGTAAGAATAGGCCCTTGTAATACGATCTTACCGGATTTTATTAGAGCCTCGCTATGAGCAAATGAAAAATCTGGACCTCGGTCAATGAGTGAGTGAGAGTCGAATTTTCTTTATCCCCTAAACTCTCTATAGACGACGGCAGAAGCCGAGAGCGCCCGCGAAACTTTCCTACACATATCATGCCATATGTGCCATCAGACCACAAAATCTGGTCTCAAAACACCATGCACGTCACTTTGACGTATTTCGAGTCATGCATGCTTAACTGTTCGTTGAATCGTTGCCGCTGGTGCTGGGATGCTGTGTATATACCATGGCGCTACCGTCTAGGTTCTTATGGAAATTTTGCGAGCACGGACCAGCTACAGTTGATGCAGTGCGTTCACGCCTTGCCGAGGCTGTGATGATTTACTCCACGTCCTCGTCATGACTACTGTTGTCGCTTACTGTTAcaaaaaaataaaaataagagaGAGACCCCTTATAGCCACGGTTACATAATGCTCACGGGTACCTGTAGGCGTATTCGGCCCCCTCTGAGCTCAGACCATGTACTTGCGAGGGCCCCGGGACGGACACGTTCCATTACGATTTTGTCAGTCAATAATGAGTAAAAAATGGATTTTGTAGTATTCGCTGATTCATTCAACTTTTCTTCATATTTTCTTGTGTGTAGTAATGTGTGCATCGCCGTGGTCGAATTTTAATGGAATTGGATATGTCCCACCCAGGTTTGGTCTTGTACGTGATTTCATAGATTTAGATCGATGCGTTACCCCAGATTTAATTTGTCAGCTACCCTGCTGCTTTGCTAGCGCCCGGTCATTTCAAACGACGTTTTACATGCTTGAGTAAGTAGTAGTAGTAGGGGAACTTTGAGTACCCCTCTTGTACTCTCGTCATCGCAGGGGTTATGTGGGGCTCGCGACTTGGTGGAGGTTTGAGCAGCCGAAGAAATACGGTGGTTATGCCAAATTTCGGCACTTGGTCACGGGCTCACGGACTTCGGGAAAACCGCTTCGATTGTTTGATCTTGATGGATATATTACGTATGGACGTGCGGGGCATGTATGTACTGTTGGGTGTTTCTCCATAAAGCTTTCGCCGTTCATACTAACTAATGTGCCTGTATCGACCATCGACATTTTCCTGCATTCCACCTGTCTATCTACCTGACCATTTGGCCTCGGGTTAGCCAACGGTGAATATCTTCACCCTCGATCCTCGGAGTTCAAAGTCTCCCTGGCAGTAGTAATCATCCGGCGCCGCCTGTTCTTTGTCTTCGCTTTCTTCGCGCTCTGCCCGTTGAGCAAACAAATCAAAGTCAACCTGCAATGGTCCATATGCGACGCGATCCCCAGGCTGTGCTGCAGAAGCTCGGCGAAAACGGTATCCGCGAGCCGTATAAAAAGACTCCTATCACTTACTACGACACTAACCCCCCATCCTATTCCTGGGGCGGGCTCATGTTCCGCAAAAAAACCAGACGCGGCGATGAGCTCTCAGCGGTAAAGGTTCATTTCGACCCGAAAACGTCTGATGCTCCGCAGGGGTTCTTTCGCGACACAGAGGCTCCAGTGGTTGAGGCACCTTTCAATAGAGCAGCATGGGAAACACGGGAGAGATACCTTTGTGTCTGGGATAGGTACGGCAATAATACGTCCTTTACCTGTCAGATACAGTCACTCCTAGCGGGAAGAAAGAAGCTCTGGACTGATGAGCAGATTCAGTTCGCTGAACGTTGCCAAAGTGTCATTTGGGAGGATCTTGTCGGTTTTGGACCCAACCTAAATCCTAAGTGGCGTCTAGACGTCGCCGGCTACAGGGCGGTGTTTGACGATGTACAGGCGGGACCCTTCCACTTGATGGAGCTTGAAGTAAAGGTTCACAAGGATAAGGGCGACAAGGTTTACGAAACTATCAGCCGATACTTGAGCGAGTGCGGCATTTTGTTATGTCATAAGCAGGAGCCAAGAACCTTAAGATTGTTTCAAGCTATAGGTTATGATGGGAGTTGTCACAATTTAGTGAAACAGTCTAGATAGTATACCAGCGCGAAGAGGACCGGTCGCATTGGAGGCAGTCAAAGTCTTATctttcgtcgtcatcgtcatcgcttTCTCTGATGAGCTAGTTGGAGATGGCGATGCAAGTAGTGACTCCTAGCGTGTAACACGCCTCCAATACTCCTGCGCCCCAAGACCGTCTAGCCATCGTCGCCACCGACACGATAGCAAGCGCAGCATAAAGCCTGTACCAGCCGCTATGCCAACCCTTAATTTCATCAATAATATAAGGACCGGTGATACTGCTATACAACTGTTGGTGGTCATGGTGGTTTGGATGGCCGTTTAATCCGGGACGGAAGGCGGCGGGACGTCTCGGGTTTGCTCTTTGTTCTCTGGAAGTACTCAAGGTGACTGCTCAAGCTCATTCCAGGTGAATTTAGAATCTGGTCAAAAAGATGGACGACAATAGGTACACCAGCTTCTTTGTTTGCAACAGCGTCTGGCGATTCGCTTAGCGAGGGTGCTACGGGAGAAAACGGTTCGTCAAAATATCCCCAGGACCCTTCTATGGCGGTACTCAATGAGAATAAGAGTCATGCCAACCCAGGATCCTCCATCATTGATCAAACCGTGAATATGCTATCATCCCACACGATAGAAACGAGATTGGATGCTTATTTATTTCCGGCGTTGCCAAAAACACTCATCTCCAACGCCTGCAAAGATAACCCTAACAATAAATGCAGGCCAAGCATCTCTCCCCTTCCAGAAAATATGTTGTAGCCCGTATAATGCGCTGCCTGTTATCGAGCTTTACTCACGCCCACGCCAAGCTCACGACTCTTTACACGGCACCTGCACAGTGGTGTGCGTCCAAGCCCCCTCGACCGCCTGGATGATAAAGCCTGACAGGGCACCGCCTTTGACGCACCCGGAGTCGAGGCCAAAGGTGTATAGATCTTCCTGATAGCCGCGTTGAGAATCGTGGCCGTAGATCACGGTGCGGCGATAGGACTTGGCAACTCGCTTCTGCTCGCGGTTCCAGAAGTCGGCCCACTTGTCGCCGTCGTGGTTGTCGATAGGGATCCAGGCGTCGTGGTTGGGCATGATCTTCTCGATGACGATGTTTTCGGTGGCGGCGTCAGGCTCGGCCACATCACGACGGGagtttttattctttttttcctcttcttgcttTTTTCGCTCcccttccttcttctttttctgccCCTTTTCCTCCTGCTTCTGTTCTTCCTTCCTGCGGAAATTGTCGGTAAGGTGGGTGAGCGTTCGCATATTCATTACGGCCCAAGGGTCTTgctgctcaagctcaatACCAGGGACAAGTCCTGCGTGGACAATATACAGGTTGAGCGGGTCAACGGTGAGGATAACCGGCAAGCTCTTCAGCCAGTCCAGCTGCTCTGGCGAAAGGGTCCGTGCTGTCTTCAGATCGCCGGACTCGCCTGGAGGCGCCTCCGCGTCGTTCACGGCCAAGTCAGTCGCGACACCTTCCATAGTATTATAAGCTACCCACGCCAATAACACGCGGTCTTCGTGGTTCCCACGGACGGCGCTGGCGTTAAGATCCATGAGGCGTTTGACAACGCCGGCAGAATCGGGACCCTTGTTGACCATGTCGCCTACAGACACGATGTGGTCTCTTGTGCCGTCGAACCCAGTCTCTTCGAGGAGGGTATTGAGCGGGTCGATCATGCCGTGGAGGTCTCCGATCACGACTATCCTTCTCTTATTATCGGTGGTCGGGACGTACTCGTCAGGAAGCGCAGCCACGATGGTGATACCCTCGGACGATGGCCGGTTGTAGGAGATGGTAGATGCGGGGAGATCGGCCTTAGAGAGGTCCACTTCGACGTCCTCGTAACTTGGAGGATACGGACGCGCGGTTGAAATCCATGGCGAATAGTCCTATGGTGCAGAGATAGACGCTCGCGACAAAGAAGGCAGCGGAAGCGATGAGAACCAAGCGTCGTTGCGACTGGAAGATGGACATGGTCGTCATGGCATCGTCGGAGGGTGCGCTGCCCTCTCGGGAAAACAGGATCAGCGCTGCCctcaaatcaaacaaatcaaatCCGGGGTCATATTTGAGATATTTGATAACTCTCAAGACTGGATTTGTTGTTTGAAATATTTATTCAAATATTTCAAATATTTCAAATCTGGCTCTCTATGCTTCCATGCTAACATCTCCAATCTCCCATTGGACCTCCTCCCCCCCACCTATTGTCGCCCCTAGCTTCACCGCACCATGTCTGACCCAGTTCTTAAGGCATTGTAACTTCTCCAGCGTTTCCGTCGTCATCGAAAGCCTCTGCGTCGTCAGCGTTAGCTTGGCTAGGCTGAACGACCTCTCGCAATCAGTCGCCATCGCCGGTATCGCGAGTATATCGAGAGCCAATTGGCTGATCATCGGGAATTGTCCCTGGTGAGCCATCCACCACTCGATTGGATCCTCAGTCTCTTGCGGCTCTAGCCGCAGATACCGCTCAAGCTCGCTTCCCATCACCGTGGTCTTCGCTGTCCTGCTTTTAATCCATTGCTTGAACACGCTAACTTCAGTTGTCGTCCTTGGTACGCTTAAGGATGTCGATGTGTCCATGATCATCTTCTGCTGCTCATCCACCGGCCGGTTGCAGTGGTACCAACGGTCCAAGTAGTCAGACAGTCCAATTTTGGCATCCCTCACCCACACAAGCTGCTCTTCCGACGCCCAGTTCACCTCCAGATAGTTCATGCCGAGTGATGGGTGGAGGATGATGGATGCAGCGAACAACGGTGAGTCTCCAAGCTTGGTGTAGTACTCGTTTAGTTTCTGCCAGGCAGCCATGATGGACAGTCTTAAATAGTGTCGGTGATCCTTTCCCATGTCATCGATTCCTAATGATCCTGATGGCTTGCCTGATCCATCATCGCATTGTCTCGAGCCACGATCTGACAAGGGGCCTTACCTGGACTTTCGCGGATGGATATCCGTCTCGCAATCCCTAAATCGAGCAGGAAGCTGCCGGTTACGGTCTGGTCGCCCTCGAGCCAGCTCGGCCTGCGAGTTGGTGTCCTGTCCCCCTGCCTCGTCGGGAACGGCATGATGGAACAGCTTCCGATCCTCTAGGTGTTCCAGCAAGTACTCCATACCCGCCATCACTTCCCAGAGCCGTCCGTTACCTCCTTCACTGCCCCAGCCCTGCGTTCTCATAGTCTGTAGATAGAATGGCTCAAGAATAAGTTTGATTTCTGCCAACAGTCTCCAGTCATCTCCCTTCAGCATGTCGGCCTCCGGTAGCCATTTCTCCACTTCTGGGTGGACCAAGAACGCCCTGATGTCTCCCTGCTTGACGAGCGCTCGAGAGATCATGAGATAAGTGGAGTCCATCTGANNNNNNNNNNNNNNNNNNNNNNNNNNNNNNNNNNNNNNNNNNNNNNNNNNNNNNNNNNNNNNNNNNNNNNNNNNNNNNNNNNNNNNNNNNNNNNNNNNNNNNNNNNNNNNNNNNNNNNNNNNNNNNNNNNNNNNNNNNNNNNNNNNNNNNNNNNNNNNNNNNNNNNNNNNNNNNNNNNNNNNNNNNNNNNNNNNNNNNNNNNNNNNNNNNNNNNNNNNNNNNNNNNNNNNNNNNNNNNNNNNNNNNNNNNNNNNNNNNNNNNNNNNNNNNNNNNNNNNNNNNNNNNNNNNNNNNNNNNNNNNNNNNNNNNNNNNNNNNNNNNNNNNNNNNNNNNNNNNNNNNNNNNNNNNNNNNNNNNNNNNNNNNNNNNNNNNNNNNNNNNNNNNNNNNNNNNNNNNNNNNNNNNNNNNNNNNNNNNNNNNNNNNNNNNNNNNNNNNNNNNNNNNNNNNNNNNNNNNNNNNNNNNNNNNNNNNNNNNNNNNNNNNNNNNNNNNNNNNNNNNNNNNNNNNNNNNNNNNNNNNNNNNNNNNNNNNNNNNNNNNNNNNNNNNNNNNNNNNNNNNNNNNNNNNNNNNNNNNNNNNNNNNNNNNNNNNNNNNNNNNNNNNNNNNNNNNNNNNNNNNNNNNNNNNNNNNNNNNNNNNNNNNNNNNNNNNNNNNNNGATCATCTTGACTCTAGCACGCGGCACGGCGCTGTACTGCAAGCGTCGTCGCTTGGGCCGTTCAGATTCATCGGTTGACAGATCTGGATCAGCTGCTTGACTGCTCTCGAAAATCCTGTGAGACCTGGCGTTGGTCAATAGTGCTCAAGCTCGCGACGTCACATTCACATTCACATACTTGCGGAGATGGTCCGCTGCCGAACTCGTAGCAGCAGCGGCGAAGAACTCAGGCTGACCCTTCGCGTCACACAAACGACAGGCCCAGTAAGGACTCAAAGGACTATCGTTAGTGTCGATCTCAACAAGAAAAAATCCATGGCGCTTGATCCAGCTCTTCCGGCCCTTCGAGCCCTTCCGGGACAAGGACTCTTCCAAAACATATCGTTTGTTCCTCCACACTGCTCGCGGAAGATCTGCAACAGTAGGGTGGTCTGGCAATGCCGACTGCGTCGTCAGCTCGAATTGACTCGCCAAATTCCTCGGTGGtcgaagaaaagaaaaggcagaGGGTGGAGGCGAAGGAAGCATGATGTCGTCGGATTCCATCGGGTTAGGCGTCGACTCGTGGGAGGAATGGTACGCGTTGAAAGGTAAACAAACTAGCACCGACGCGACTTGATGTCGCGAGGACGGGACGTAAAAGTTAAGGAGCTACTTTCTCCCCCACCAGCCTGACCGTGGTACTGGGGTAGCTCACTAATGGAAGGCTtgatggatgactttgatTGGCTGGGGTCGCTCCTCAGCCAGGTTCCGGGTAAGCTGTGAAAGCGCGGTCAACGGTCTGGCAGCATGGACGCTGGATGGCATATTGTGTATCAAATATATCAAATGTTATTTCAAATCGAGGATTTTGTATTTGTTTGATTGAAATAAAATTTTGGCatatttgattgatttgtttgGCAATTTGTTTGATTGGATTTGATCTGGGGGCTGCGCTGAACAGGATTCAGGTCGGAGGGAAGCTATTGCGACGACGTCGGTGTACGAAGCTGCATCAACATGTGGAATTCAAGCGAGTTAGAACCGTCACCGAGGAGGAGTGCATTAAGAGAAAATGCTAGGCAAGAGCACTTGAGGCGAATGGACAGGTCGGGGATCCGAGGTCGGAAAGAACTGGCCATACAGCTTCGTCCAGCGCCATCGCAACGAGATCGATTGTACCTGGTTTGATGGATTTGATATAGCACGAAGAAGAGCCGACAATGCTTCTCGGTATAGAGCATATTTTGATCTAGTAAGCAGACTCGTAGCGCCTTTGGTCCGTTGCTAATCATGGAAGATCCGTGAAAAAATCGACAAATACGACATCTTACCTCAGAACACGTATAACATGGATGAGAAGGGATTTCTCCTGGGCGTAATCAACCGAACGAAGAGAGTATTTGATGTCAATGCTAAAAGGCAAGGCAAATTGCTCGGTGCTTCCCAGGATGGGAACCGATCGTGGATCACATTCCTGGCGTGCATCTGCCAAGACATGACATCGCTACCCCCATTCCTCATCTACCAGGGCAAGCCGGGACAAGTTCAGGACACTTGGCTCACTGAATTTGATCCGGAGCATCAATCAGCCTTCTTTTCCACGTCCGAAACTGGCTGGACGAGTCACGAACTGGGGAAAGAGTGGCTGATTGGTGTTTTCGACCGCTTTACTAAGGCGAAAGCAAGAAATGGGCGCGATTACCGCCTTCTCATCACCGATGGACACTCTAGCCACATCAATATGGACTTCTTGGACTGGTGTGACGCGCATCGGATCATCGTTGCGGTGTTCCCACCTCACTCTACTCACCGGCTGCAACCCCTGGACGTCTCGCTTTTCGGGCCCTTATCAACAGCCTATACCAACCGACTTGTTCAGTGGACTTCAAAGACGCAAGGCCTCACTGGGCTATCCAAACGCGAATTTTGGGTCCTGTTCTGGGGTGCATTGGAAGCTGCTTTCACTCCGGAGAACATCGCCAGTGGGTGGAGACGGACGGGTCTCAAGCCTTTCGATCCGGACGTCGTCCTATCTCAGGTTTCGAAGAATACGGACGATGACTCAGATGTGGAAAGTGGCTTGGATGATTCCATTGCTTTACAAGAACCTACTGCACGAGAATTACGACGACTTGTTGATCATGTCGTGAAGCAATCCTCAGTCAGCTCTGACACAGGCGCCCGAAAGCTAAAGAGAACCCTTGAAAGCCTTCAGGCCGAGGTTGAACTACTCAGACATGAGAACCAAGGCCTCCGTGAGACAATTATCCGTGAAAAACAGCGCAGGCAGCGTGGTAAAGCCCTGAAAGACTATATCTTTGATCGTGTGGATCCTAATTCAGCTCAGGTGTTTAGCCCGCAAAAGATCGCCCAAGCTCGCCAGAAGAAAATTGAAATGGAGGCgcagaaggaagaggaggttCTCCAGAAGAGAACTGAAAAGGCTCTGCGGCAGAAAAGAGTAGAGGAGCAAAAGCAACTGGTATtagagaggaagaggcagcGGGAGGataaaaaggaaagaaaacggcaggaaaaagaaacaaagcagcttgagatgaagaagcagaatcAGCGGAGTATACAACCGAAGCATCAGGCACGGCAAAATGGCTCAGATGGTCTCGAAGAGAATGGGGGCATTCAGGACGAAATCATCGTCGTTCTTCCCACAGTCACCCAACCCCCCGTATTATTCAAGCCACCCAACGAAGCATTAAGTACCCCAAGTACAAAGGCGTCGACGCCACCCAGCCATAAAACTCGGCCTAAAAGGCCTTCTTTAGTTGTCGAGAGCGATCGGGAGGTAGTGGTGGCATATCGGGACTCGGGGCGATCGCAGCGGAACAGGAAACGACCGCGATGGCTTGATGACTTTGAAATTAATTGAAATAAGTCTTAAGGAAATAATTATATCATCTTCGTAGTTTTAGCGCATTTTGACAAGTGCTTGTTGAGCTATGCTAGATTGAAGTCGCCCATGTAAGTTGGCAATAATCCGGCAGATCACCGGATCTGGCGGATCATCGGGAAATCCCTTACCCTACACTAGATAGCCGCAGATGGAAGTCTACTCTCAAATAGCGCGGGGATTAGCGGCAAAGCTAAGTATCTGCTATCGTGATCTAACGATCCAAATTTCAAGATCCAGGCTTCACTTAGCAGCCATCTCAGCACTTACAATTTCTATCTGGGCCGCAAGCTCTTCAATCCTTTCCCTGTCTTTGATAGAGACTATCTCATCtaccatccaggaccacctaGTGGGCACCCCCACCTAATGGACCACCAAAATTTCAATCTTCTCATACAAATTCCGAATTTTCAAGTACATCGCATTCAGCCAAAAGCGAAGATACTTACAAACCCATACCAATGTTGTATAGCAGTTTTCATGAAATTTTAATGTCGGCTTAACTTTTCCCCGTTCCGACTTGTGGTCTAGTTCTCTAGCACTTTGAATTCTTTCGCATTTCTCCTCATCTACCCTAGGCGACTCCATCAACTTGAGCCGAATTTTGATCTAATTTAATAGATGGAACTCCTTTCGCAATGGTTCGCCGTGTTTATACCGAAGATGACGTAGCTGAGGCTATACTCGATATTACTGATAGAGGCCTGTCACAGACGGGGGCGGCCCAGAAACGTGGAGTACCTCGGTCGACCCTTTCTGGGCGACTTTCCGGTCAAGCGAGCAGGAATGAACGGATCCAGGCCCACCAGCGTATTTCAAAGAGCCAGGAGGAGACGCTTATTCGTTGGCTGCTGCGACAAGAGTCCCTGGGCTATGCTCCCTCGCACAGCCAGCTCCGCGCCTGTGTCGAGGCCatccttcaacaacaaggcGATAACAAACCTTTGGGCAAGCACTGGACCACCAGGTTCGTCAAACGTCACCCAAAACTATCTACCAAGATTGGAAAACGTCAAGAAGCCGCCAGATTTGACGGCTTTACTCCGAAGGcggtcaatt contains these protein-coding regions:
- a CDS encoding hypothetical protein (At least one base has a quality score < 10); translated protein: MESDDIMLPSPPPSAFSFLRPPRNLASQFELTTQSALPDHPTVADLPRAVWRNKRYVLEESLSRKGSKGRKSWIKRHGFFLVEIDTNDSPLSPYWACRLCDAKGQPEFFAAAATSSAADHLRKSHRIFESSQAADPDLSTDESERPKRRRLQYSAVPRARMDSTYLMISRALVKQGDIRAFLVHPEVEKWLPEADMLKGDDWRLLAEIKLILEPFYLQTMRTQGWGSEGGNGRLWEVMAGMEYLLEHLEDRKLFHHAVPDEAGGQDTNSQAELARGRPDRNRQLPARFRDCETDIHPRKSRLSIMAAWQKLNEYYTKLGDSPLFAASIILHPSLGMNYLEVNWASEEQLVWVRDAKIGLSDYLDRWYHCNRPVDEQQKMIMDTSTSLSVPRTTTEVSVFKQWIKSRTAKTTVMGSELERYLRLEPQETEDPIEWWMAHQGQFPMISQLALDILAIPAMATDCERSFSLAKLTLTTQRLSMTTETLEKLQCLKNWVRHGAVKLGATIGGGEEVQWEIGDVSMEA